The following proteins come from a genomic window of Brevibacillus antibioticus:
- the fumC gene encoding class II fumarate hydratase, translating into MEFRIEKDTIGEIKVPADKLWGAQTQRSFQNFEIGEEKMPLPLIRMFAILKKSAALANQKLGKLDNEKAEAIVAAADEVIQGKWDEHFPLVVWQTGSGTQSNMNVNEVIAHRANQLLQEKGSSARIHANDDVNKSQSSNDTFPTAMHMAGLVAIEEQVLPALQLLKATLKEKSKAYMDIIKIGRTHLQDATPLTLGQEFSGWVRMLEKSEKMIKESNEYLRELAIGGTAVGTGINAHPRFGEMVAAEISTETHHPFVTAENKFHALTSHDELVHVHGALKALAADLMKIANDVRWLASGPRCGIGELIIPANEPGSSIMPGKVNPTQSEAMTMVVCQVMGNDAAIGFAASQGNFELNVFKPVIIYNFLQSARLLADAMKSFNDNCAVGIEPDLTVIKENLNNSLMLVTALNPHIGYENAAAVAKLAHKEGITLKEAAIKSNLLTEEQFDQVVRPEQMIHPKE; encoded by the coding sequence ATGGAATTCAGAATTGAAAAGGATACGATTGGAGAAATCAAGGTTCCGGCGGATAAGCTGTGGGGCGCCCAAACACAACGCAGCTTCCAAAACTTTGAGATCGGCGAAGAAAAAATGCCACTTCCCCTGATTCGCATGTTTGCCATCCTGAAAAAAAGCGCTGCGTTGGCGAATCAAAAGCTGGGCAAGCTCGACAATGAAAAGGCAGAAGCGATTGTGGCGGCTGCAGATGAAGTGATCCAAGGAAAATGGGATGAGCATTTCCCGTTGGTTGTCTGGCAAACTGGCAGCGGCACGCAATCCAACATGAACGTCAACGAAGTCATTGCTCATCGCGCGAACCAATTGTTGCAAGAGAAGGGCAGCTCGGCTCGCATCCACGCCAACGATGATGTGAATAAATCGCAAAGCTCCAATGATACATTCCCGACAGCGATGCACATGGCTGGACTGGTCGCTATCGAGGAGCAAGTACTGCCTGCACTCCAGTTATTAAAGGCAACGTTGAAAGAAAAAAGCAAAGCGTATATGGATATCATCAAAATCGGCCGCACGCATTTGCAGGACGCGACTCCGCTGACGCTGGGCCAAGAATTCAGCGGTTGGGTACGCATGCTGGAAAAGTCCGAGAAGATGATCAAGGAGAGCAATGAGTACCTCCGGGAGCTGGCGATTGGCGGCACGGCAGTAGGAACAGGAATCAATGCGCATCCGCGCTTCGGTGAAATGGTCGCGGCAGAAATCAGCACGGAAACCCACCATCCATTCGTGACCGCAGAAAACAAGTTCCACGCGCTGACCAGCCATGACGAGCTCGTTCATGTACATGGTGCCCTCAAAGCACTGGCTGCGGATCTAATGAAAATTGCTAATGACGTGAGATGGCTGGCGAGCGGCCCGCGTTGCGGAATCGGTGAACTTATCATTCCGGCGAATGAGCCAGGTAGCTCCATCATGCCAGGTAAGGTGAATCCGACCCAAAGCGAAGCGATGACGATGGTCGTATGCCAAGTGATGGGCAATGATGCTGCGATTGGCTTTGCTGCAAGCCAGGGGAACTTCGAGTTGAACGTGTTTAAGCCAGTGATCATCTACAATTTCCTGCAATCCGCAAGATTGTTGGCAGACGCGATGAAGTCCTTCAACGACAATTGCGCAGTAGGCATCGAGCCTGATCTGACAGTGATCAAAGAAAACCTGAACAACTCGCTGATGCTGGTGACGGCACTGAACCCGCATATCGGCTATGAAAATGCGGCAGCCGTGGCGAAGCTGGCTCACAAAGAAGGCATCACACTCAAGGAAGCGGCGATCAAGAGCAATTTGCTGACCGAGGAGCAATTCGATCAAGTCGTGCGCCCTGAACAAATGATTCATCCAAAAGAATAG